Proteins from a genomic interval of ANME-2 cluster archaeon:
- a CDS encoding NAD(P)H-hydrate dehydratase has product MRTITSRQMDALDTNFEQLGLIPLQLMENAGSAVSAEVMNLPTRERVLVVAGRGNNGGDGFVAARHLIGYEVTVLLLGKSDGIKTPEAARNFSILKRTGIPVIEVTDVSGLKPEYFSECDVIVDAVFGTGIKGHVREPENTAIDLINDSKAKVVSVDIPSGMDPDGGQFEKAVYADVTATFYLPKPGLINVDNQEFVGEIAVADIGIPPEAETVVGVGDVKLVSGRGHDSHKGDGGRVLVIGGGAYSGAPALAAMAALRTGADIVTVAAPKSVSKIIASFSPNLIVRKLSEKRLHQKDIPVLEELIKAHDVVVIGMGLGRDDKTAAVVCDILPLCDKVVVDADALAALEKPLEQYGCNMIITPHAGEFKNLSGEDIPVDREARIGLVNRFSRENDVVTLMKSPEDIISDGQANRVNLTGNPGMTVGGTGDVLAGITGALFAGYTGIEAAAAAAYICGRSGDIVYDKLGLGLTATDVIDKIPAAMKI; this is encoded by the coding sequence ATGAGGACCATTACTTCCAGACAAATGGATGCACTGGATACTAACTTTGAGCAACTGGGCCTGATCCCTCTTCAGTTGATGGAGAATGCAGGTTCTGCAGTTTCGGCCGAAGTTATGAACCTTCCTACCAGGGAGCGTGTACTGGTAGTGGCCGGGCGCGGTAACAATGGCGGGGACGGGTTTGTGGCTGCCAGGCACCTGATAGGCTATGAGGTTACGGTATTGCTCCTGGGAAAGTCAGATGGGATCAAGACCCCGGAAGCTGCCCGGAACTTTTCCATCCTTAAAAGGACAGGTATACCTGTAATTGAAGTAACAGATGTATCCGGACTTAAACCTGAATATTTCTCAGAATGTGACGTGATCGTGGATGCCGTGTTCGGCACTGGTATCAAAGGTCACGTCAGGGAGCCTGAAAACACTGCCATTGACCTGATAAATGATTCAAAAGCAAAAGTAGTATCTGTGGATATCCCCTCAGGTATGGACCCGGATGGCGGCCAGTTCGAAAAGGCGGTATACGCAGATGTGACCGCTACTTTCTATTTGCCAAAACCGGGTTTGATAAATGTGGACAACCAGGAGTTCGTGGGCGAGATCGCAGTGGCAGATATCGGCATCCCACCGGAAGCAGAAACTGTAGTGGGTGTAGGTGATGTGAAACTGGTGAGCGGGCGTGGTCATGATAGTCATAAAGGTGATGGCGGTCGTGTGCTTGTGATCGGCGGTGGGGCATACAGCGGTGCACCCGCCCTGGCGGCAATGGCTGCACTTAGAACAGGAGCTGATATTGTAACTGTGGCAGCCCCAAAAAGCGTTTCAAAGATCATTGCATCTTTTTCACCTAACCTGATAGTCAGGAAACTCTCTGAAAAACGACTGCACCAAAAGGATATTCCTGTACTGGAAGAACTGATAAAGGCTCACGATGTGGTTGTTATAGGCATGGGGCTGGGCAGGGATGATAAGACGGCTGCGGTTGTGTGTGATATCCTGCCGCTGTGTGATAAGGTCGTGGTTGATGCCGACGCACTAGCTGCCCTTGAAAAGCCACTGGAACAGTATGGCTGTAATATGATAATAACACCTCACGCAGGTGAATTCAAGAATTTAAGTGGTGAAGATATTCCTGTTGACCGTGAGGCGCGAATCGGTCTTGTTAATCGGTTCTCTCGGGAGAACGATGTCGTTACCCTAATGAAAAGCCCTGAAGATATTATCTCAGACGGCCAGGCCAACAGGGTCAACCTTACAGGCAATCCGGGCATGACAGTTGGCGGTACCGGGGATGTGCTGGCCGGTATCACTGGGGCACTGTTCGCCGGATACACAGGGATCGAAGCTGCGGCAGCGGCAGCATACATCTGCGGGCGATCAGGTGATATAGTATATGATAAACTGGGGCTCGGGCTTACGGCAACCGATGTGATAGACAAGATCCCGGCTGCTATGAAGATTTGA